In one Thermosipho ferrireducens genomic region, the following are encoded:
- the rsxC gene encoding electron transport complex subunit RsxC, producing MKLATFKGGVHPPYRKELSKTSAIKVAPLPEKVVIFMQQHAGAPAKVVVEVGQKVKTGQVIGEPNGFISGYVHSPVTGTVTDVKKVSNVIYGVAVEAVTIERTGEDEWELLPHGDPEKFSKEELLDIIKQAGIVGLGGAMFPTHVKLNPPKDKKIDTLIINGAECEPYLTIDHRVMLEKAEDIFAGIEIVKKILEVEKVYIGIEDNKLDAIEHLKKIWSGKVEVVPLKTKYPQGAEKQLIYAITNRKVPRGGLPMDVGVVVQNVSTMIAIKEAVVDGKPLIERGLTLTGEAINTPGNWWVRIGTPISWLIDNLAGGFKENIENVKVLMGGPMMGIPINNLDTPIVKGNNGITTLIPKKEKSTFCIRCSYCVTVCPMGLQPYLLDLLSKKRKFDDAVEIGLLDCIECGSCSYICPAKIEHVKSIKLAKKVYRALRGGRKK from the coding sequence TTGAAACTTGCTACTTTCAAGGGTGGAGTGCATCCACCGTATAGAAAGGAGTTGTCTAAAACTTCTGCTATAAAAGTTGCACCGTTGCCTGAAAAAGTAGTGATTTTTATGCAACAACACGCGGGGGCACCGGCAAAAGTGGTAGTAGAAGTTGGTCAGAAAGTAAAAACTGGTCAGGTTATTGGAGAACCAAATGGATTTATATCCGGATATGTTCATTCACCTGTAACGGGTACAGTAACAGATGTTAAAAAGGTATCAAATGTAATATATGGAGTTGCTGTAGAGGCTGTAACAATAGAAAGAACAGGTGAAGATGAGTGGGAACTCTTGCCACACGGAGATCCAGAGAAATTTTCTAAAGAGGAACTGCTTGATATCATAAAACAGGCTGGTATAGTTGGACTTGGTGGCGCTATGTTTCCCACGCATGTAAAACTTAACCCTCCTAAAGACAAGAAAATTGACACATTAATAATCAACGGCGCTGAGTGTGAACCTTATCTTACCATTGATCACAGAGTGATGTTGGAAAAAGCAGAAGATATTTTTGCAGGTATAGAAATTGTTAAGAAAATCCTTGAAGTGGAAAAGGTTTATATAGGAATAGAGGATAACAAGCTTGATGCTATAGAACACCTTAAAAAGATCTGGAGTGGAAAAGTGGAAGTTGTGCCTCTTAAAACAAAGTATCCACAGGGGGCTGAAAAGCAGTTAATTTATGCCATAACAAATAGAAAAGTTCCACGTGGTGGATTACCAATGGACGTTGGAGTTGTTGTGCAAAATGTCAGCACAATGATTGCTATTAAAGAAGCAGTAGTGGATGGTAAACCATTAATTGAAAGAGGTTTGACGTTGACAGGTGAAGCTATCAACACTCCAGGAAATTGGTGGGTTCGCATTGGGACTCCTATTTCGTGGTTAATTGATAATCTTGCCGGAGGTTTTAAAGAAAATATTGAAAATGTAAAAGTGTTGATGGGTGGGCCAATGATGGGAATACCTATCAATAACTTAGATACTCCAATAGTAAAAGGCAACAACGGAATTACTACACTCATTCCAAAAAAAGAGAAGAGTACTTTTTGTATCAGGTGTTCTTATTGTGTAACAGTATGTCCAATGGGATTACAACCCTACCTTCTGGACCTTCTGTCAAAGAAAAGAAAATTTGACGATGCTGTGGAGATAGGTCTTCTTGATTGTATTGAATGTGGATCCTGCTCTTATATCTGTCCTGCTAAGATAGAACATGTAAAATCTATTAAACTTGCCAAGAAAGTATACAGAGCCCTGAGAGGGGGTAGGAAAAAATGA
- a CDS encoding GGDEF domain-containing protein: MEYLLKLLNGSWIDDVTRLPNGEFAKEILNVIKDSREEFFIIKIVLNFPAEKVNESNFVIARAASVIKHSVRLPKDFVCRVSENEFWILLHGVNKNVAEQIATRIKESLDYLLVSFGNKQIKINTDIKIEKLGGAPDESQ; the protein is encoded by the coding sequence ATGGAATATTTACTTAAATTATTAAACGGAAGCTGGATAGATGACGTTACAAGGTTACCAAACGGGGAATTTGCAAAAGAAATTCTGAATGTAATCAAAGATTCCAGGGAAGAATTTTTCATTATAAAAATAGTGCTTAATTTTCCGGCGGAAAAGGTAAACGAAAGCAATTTTGTTATAGCAAGAGCAGCTTCTGTTATAAAACACAGTGTAAGGCTTCCCAAAGATTTTGTTTGCAGGGTTAGCGAAAACGAGTTCTGGATATTATTACATGGGGTAAATAAAAATGTGGCAGAGCAAATTGCCACAAGAATAAAAGAATCTTTAGATTATTTATTGGTATCATTTGGCAACAAACAGATAAAAATAAATACTGACATAAAAATAGAAAAGTTAGGAGGTGCACCAGATGAGTCTCAATGA
- a CDS encoding valine--tRNA ligase, translating into MSLNEIGIRYDPKNIETKWYSFWLEKGYFSPKEGEDTYTIVIPPPNITSKLHLGHALNITLQDILIRFKRMQGYSVLWIPGEDHAGIATQTAVEKFLAAKGQHREDLGREKFVEIVWDWANTYRKTIKDQIMLIGASVDWSRERFTLDEGLSKAVRKVFVSLYKKGLIYKGKYIVNWCPRCKTVLSDEEVEYSEHDGKLYYIKYPFEGENGEIIIATTRPETMLGDTAVAVHPSDERYRAYIGKTVILPLIGRKLKIIGDVHVDPKFGTGALKVTPAHDPNDYLIGQRHNLEYVNIFNEDMTINENGGKYIGLDRYKAREMIVEDLEKEGYLVKIENIKHSVGHCYRCNTVIEPMLMDQWFVSMKPLAEKAIKAVENDEIKFYPERWKKVYLNWMYEIRDWCISRQLWWGHRIPVWYCQDCGHINVEENVEKCEKCGSTNIKQDEDVLDTWFSSALWPISTLGWPEITEDLKRFYPTNVLVTGFDIIFFWVARMIMMGYEFMDEKPFSDVYIHQLVRDKYGRKMSKSLGNGIDPVEVIEKYGADPMRFTLAILAAQGRDINLDVKYFEVYKKFANKIWNATRFVLMNLEDYEEVPLENLKLSDKWILSRTQKAIKRVTEALESYEFNIASREIYNFFWDELCDWYIESVKKRLRSEEKNLVQTVLVKVLDTSLRLLHPFMPFITEELWQKLPVKGESVMTVSWPEYNENFIDEVSERKFDTLMKIIKGIRNVRAEMNIPQTTKVEITIKGEISKEEEAYLHHLGNVSKIEYSAEKPAQSASAYVDEKMEVYVKLGELINIQSEIERLSKKVKKLEQDAEKFRKKLSNQKFLNGAPEEIIEEAREKLQNIENQITKISEIIENLR; encoded by the coding sequence ATGAGTCTCAATGAAATAGGAATAAGATATGACCCGAAAAACATAGAAACGAAATGGTACAGTTTCTGGCTTGAAAAAGGTTACTTTTCTCCAAAAGAAGGTGAAGACACTTATACCATAGTCATTCCGCCTCCAAACATAACCAGCAAGCTACACCTTGGACATGCCTTAAACATCACTCTGCAGGACATCCTCATAAGATTTAAAAGAATGCAGGGATACTCTGTTTTGTGGATTCCTGGAGAAGATCATGCGGGAATAGCCACACAGACAGCAGTGGAAAAATTCCTTGCAGCCAAAGGGCAACACAGAGAAGATCTTGGCAGAGAAAAGTTTGTTGAGATCGTCTGGGATTGGGCTAACACCTACAGAAAAACAATAAAAGATCAGATAATGTTAATAGGAGCTTCCGTTGACTGGAGTAGAGAAAGATTTACTCTGGACGAGGGACTTTCAAAAGCTGTGAGAAAAGTATTTGTATCACTTTACAAAAAAGGACTGATTTATAAAGGAAAATATATAGTCAATTGGTGTCCGCGGTGTAAAACAGTACTTTCCGATGAAGAAGTGGAGTATTCAGAACATGACGGAAAACTTTATTACATAAAATACCCATTTGAAGGAGAAAATGGAGAAATAATAATTGCAACGACACGCCCCGAAACAATGCTCGGTGATACTGCTGTAGCGGTTCATCCATCAGATGAACGATACAGAGCGTATATTGGTAAAACAGTAATACTACCGTTAATAGGAAGAAAATTAAAAATAATAGGCGATGTTCACGTAGATCCAAAATTTGGTACAGGTGCCCTTAAAGTGACTCCGGCACATGATCCCAATGATTATTTGATAGGCCAGAGACATAATCTGGAATATGTAAACATATTTAACGAAGACATGACAATCAACGAAAATGGTGGGAAATACATAGGACTTGATAGATATAAAGCTCGAGAAATGATAGTGGAAGACCTTGAAAAAGAAGGTTATCTGGTAAAGATAGAAAACATAAAACACTCAGTAGGCCATTGTTATAGATGCAACACAGTAATTGAACCAATGTTAATGGATCAATGGTTCGTTAGTATGAAACCCCTTGCAGAAAAAGCAATAAAAGCAGTTGAAAATGATGAAATAAAGTTTTATCCAGAACGCTGGAAAAAAGTATATCTAAACTGGATGTACGAAATAAGAGATTGGTGTATAAGCAGACAATTATGGTGGGGACATAGAATTCCTGTGTGGTACTGTCAGGATTGTGGACACATAAATGTGGAAGAAAATGTGGAAAAATGTGAAAAGTGCGGAAGTACAAATATAAAGCAAGATGAAGATGTCCTTGATACATGGTTCTCTTCGGCATTATGGCCAATAAGTACTCTTGGATGGCCTGAAATAACTGAAGATTTGAAAAGATTTTATCCCACAAATGTGCTGGTTACAGGTTTTGATATTATATTCTTCTGGGTCGCAAGAATGATAATGATGGGCTATGAATTCATGGATGAAAAGCCATTTAGTGATGTCTATATTCATCAGCTGGTTCGGGATAAATATGGACGAAAAATGAGTAAGTCCCTTGGAAATGGAATAGACCCTGTAGAAGTTATAGAAAAATACGGTGCTGATCCAATGAGATTTACACTTGCCATACTTGCAGCTCAGGGAAGAGACATCAATCTTGATGTAAAATACTTTGAAGTTTACAAAAAATTTGCCAACAAGATCTGGAATGCTACAAGATTTGTACTTATGAACCTTGAAGATTACGAAGAAGTACCTTTAGAAAACTTAAAACTATCCGATAAGTGGATACTTTCAAGAACCCAAAAAGCGATTAAAAGAGTAACAGAAGCACTTGAATCTTATGAATTTAACATAGCTTCTCGTGAAATATATAATTTCTTCTGGGATGAATTGTGTGACTGGTATATAGAATCTGTGAAGAAGAGACTTAGAAGTGAAGAAAAAAATCTTGTGCAAACAGTGCTGGTAAAAGTACTCGATACAAGTTTAAGATTATTGCACCCATTCATGCCATTTATAACCGAAGAATTATGGCAGAAATTACCTGTTAAGGGTGAATCGGTAATGACAGTCAGCTGGCCTGAATACAATGAAAATTTCATAGATGAAGTGAGTGAAAGAAAATTTGACACATTAATGAAAATAATTAAAGGAATCCGAAATGTTCGAGCTGAAATGAACATACCACAGACTACAAAAGTTGAAATAACAATTAAGGGAGAAATTAGTAAGGAAGAAGAAGCGTATTTGCATCATTTGGGAAATGTTTCAAAAATCGAGTACTCTGCAGAAAAACCAGCCCAAAGTGCCAGCGCTTATGTAGATGAAAAAATGGAAGTTTACGTAAAGTTAGGCGAATTAATAAATATCCAATCTGAGATAGAAAGGTTGAGCAAAAAAGTAAAAAAACTGGAACAGGATGCTGAAAAGTTTAGAAAAAAACTCTCTAATCAAAAATTCTTGAACGGTGCCCCTGAGGAAATCATAGAAGAAGCCCGGGAAAAACTTCAAAATATAGAAAATCAAATTACTAAAATAAGTGAAATCATAGAGAATCTCAGATAA